In Capsicum annuum cultivar UCD-10X-F1 chromosome 7, UCD10Xv1.1, whole genome shotgun sequence, one genomic interval encodes:
- the LOC107878358 gene encoding leucine-rich repeat extensin-like protein 4 has product MASFSFPITTTAFVLLFLSLTSNVFNLAAKHSHSSSIKAIKNPRLQKAFIALQAWKRVIYSDPRNMTSNWVGPSVCNYTGVYCAPFPNDTKVQTVAGIDLNHGNIAGYLPDELSLLNDLALLHLNSNRFCGILPLSFSNLTLLYELDISNNRFVGPFPSVVLSLPSLKYLDLRFNEFEGPLPPQLFSKNLDAIFVNNNLFTSTIPSNLGSSSASVVVFANNYFGGCLPPSIANFANTLEELVLSNISLSGCLTPEVGFLYKLKVLDVSNNKLAGPIPYTIAGLAHLELINLAHNMFSGIVPEGICVLPKLSNFTFSYNYFCEEQGICSNLTSKGIVYDDRRNCLPEKPVQRNKKECDAVDEHPIDCLAFHCGT; this is encoded by the coding sequence ATGGCTTCATTTTCTTTTCCCATTACCACCACTGCCTTTGTTCTCTTGTTTCTAAGTCTCACCTCCAATGTGTTCAACTTAGCAGCCAAACATAGCCATTCCTCCTCCATTAAGGCCATAAAAAACCCGAGGCTGCAAAAGGCCTTCATTGCTCTCCAAGCTTGGAAACGCGTTATCTACTCTGATCCTAGAAACATGACCTCTAATTGGGTTGGCCCTTCAGTCTGCAACTACACTGGCGTTTATTGCGCCCCATTCCCTAATGACACCAAAGTCCAAACTGTTGCTGGCATTGATCTGAACCATGGTAATATAGCCGGTTACCTACCTGATGAACTCAGCCTTCTCAATGACTTAGCGTTGCTGCACCTAAACAGCAATCGCTTCTGTGGAATCCTCCCACTCTCTTTTTCGAATCTTACACTCTTGTATGAGCTTGATATCAGTAACAACCGATTCGTAGGACCATTTCCTAGTGTTGTGCTCTCTCTTCCTTCCTTAAAGTATCTTGATCTTCGCTTCAATGAGTTTGAAGGGCCATTGCCTCCTCAACTCTTTAGCAAGAATCTCGATGCTATTTTCGTTAACAATAACCTTTTCACTTCCACTATCCCTTCAAATCTAGGATCAAGCTCTGCTTCTGTTGTGGTTTTTGCCAATAACTACTTTGGAGGATGCTTGCCACCCAGCATAGCCAACTTTGCAAACACCTTAGAAGAATTGGTCCTAAGTAATATTAGTCTATCAGGGTGTTTGACTCCTGAAGTGGGATTTTTGTACAAGTTAAAAGTTCTTGATGTGAGCAACAACAAGTTAGCAGGGCCAATACCTTATACTATTGCTGGTTTAGCTCATTTGGAGCTAATAAATTTAGCACATAACATGTTTAGTGGAATTGTGCCAGAGGGAATATGTGTACTCCCAAAGCTCTCAAACTTCACATTTTCTTATAACTATTTTTGTGAGGAGCAAGGCATTTGCAGCAACTTGACATCAAAGGGTATAGTGTACGACGATCGTCGGAACTGTTTGCCAGAAAAGCCTGTTCAGAGAAACAAGAAGGAATGTGATGCTGTGGATGAACATCCCATTGACTGTTTAGCATTTCATTGTGGCACTTGA